One segment of Capnocytophaga sp. oral taxon 878 DNA contains the following:
- a CDS encoding type VI secretion system baseplate subunit TssF, with the protein MNQDRIRDRILRRASRMWGYSESETENSFDPLVGLLISACASELEKLSFEQENSRARIIDRILEVMFPEEVAGALPAHTILQVYPSQNNKPISLYNSFATKKRVQDIYNPQDTKEIDITFFPTIPLKLTTAKVKYIAYGNELIEQESFFFDEQIAKGIKPLPVGELWIGIENTNNEPLEDLQFFINVNNNEHKELFYHYLKLATVSAQNKKFTLLNGYNVADKHLDLEHIITKNNNSLTSIYNEVNQFYQPNFYTLKGVLEPINSDRDEEVVSQLYSHFPNIEEQIKENIQWIKLVFSTVVHSEVFRSVRFMLNCVPVINIEHRKFSQILKGSLNIFPLPTEHHFLDIDYIIDSYQNRIDLKNHQSKEQDTVAVVRRGGVARLDNREATELLQYLLEVIKNEAAAFAAVGGDYTKDVLKEIFQHIASLEQRKDKQGIVKDNNTYLIISTTKSEEQNNCEVAFWHTSGAEGNGLRAGTKCSPPTQTSYFTAPATILKTSVGGRNRLTSEEKLLELRSALLSRGRIVTIADIEAFGMSHFKSAITAIEVTKGTKKEVSTTQGFSRTIDIYLTKSDTVKNMEREEWDYLKESFMLKLKNASANMYPYRLFERG; encoded by the coding sequence ATGAATCAAGATAGAATAAGAGACCGCATATTAAGACGTGCCTCACGTATGTGGGGCTATAGTGAGAGCGAAACAGAAAACTCCTTTGACCCTTTGGTGGGACTACTGATTTCGGCTTGCGCCTCAGAACTTGAAAAACTCAGCTTTGAACAAGAAAACTCACGCGCAAGGATTATAGACCGCATTTTAGAGGTGATGTTCCCTGAAGAAGTTGCTGGGGCACTCCCTGCACATACAATCTTGCAAGTATACCCTTCCCAAAACAACAAGCCTATCTCATTATATAACAGCTTTGCAACAAAGAAAAGAGTTCAAGATATCTATAACCCTCAAGATACTAAAGAAATAGATATCACTTTTTTTCCAACGATTCCCTTAAAACTCACTACTGCCAAAGTAAAATATATCGCTTATGGCAATGAACTGATAGAACAAGAGAGCTTTTTCTTTGATGAGCAAATAGCCAAAGGAATAAAACCACTCCCAGTAGGTGAGCTATGGATTGGAATAGAAAATACCAATAATGAACCTTTGGAAGACCTTCAGTTTTTTATCAATGTGAACAACAATGAACATAAAGAACTCTTCTATCACTATTTAAAATTAGCTACTGTAAGTGCTCAAAACAAGAAGTTTACGCTACTCAATGGATACAATGTTGCAGATAAACACCTTGATTTAGAGCATATCATTACCAAAAATAATAACTCATTAACCTCTATATACAATGAGGTCAATCAATTCTATCAGCCTAATTTCTATACCCTTAAAGGTGTATTAGAACCTATTAATTCAGATAGAGATGAAGAAGTGGTATCTCAGTTATATAGTCATTTTCCTAATATAGAAGAGCAGATCAAGGAAAACATTCAGTGGATTAAATTAGTGTTCTCCACGGTAGTACACTCAGAGGTTTTTCGCAGTGTCCGCTTTATGCTCAATTGTGTGCCTGTCATCAACATAGAACACAGAAAATTCTCACAAATACTCAAAGGAAGTCTTAATATATTTCCATTACCCACAGAGCATCACTTTTTGGATATTGATTATATTATTGATAGCTACCAGAATAGAATTGACTTAAAAAACCACCAAAGCAAAGAGCAAGATACCGTTGCAGTGGTCAGACGAGGAGGAGTTGCCCGACTTGACAACAGAGAGGCAACCGAGCTATTGCAATACCTTTTAGAGGTTATAAAAAATGAAGCTGCAGCCTTTGCTGCTGTTGGAGGCGATTACACTAAGGATGTGCTAAAAGAGATTTTTCAGCATATAGCCTCTTTGGAGCAGAGAAAAGATAAACAAGGTATCGTAAAGGATAACAATACATATCTTATCATTTCCACTACTAAGAGCGAAGAGCAAAATAACTGTGAGGTAGCTTTCTGGCATACCTCAGGAGCGGAAGGCAATGGACTAAGAGCAGGAACAAAATGTAGCCCACCTACTCAAACTTCTTATTTTACAGCACCTGCTACTATCCTAAAAACCTCAGTAGGCGGTAGAAATAGACTCACTTCTGAGGAAAAACTCTTAGAGCTAAGAAGTGCCTTGCTCTCACGCGGTAGGATAGTAACCATCGCGGATATAGAAGCTTTTGGGATGAGCCATTTTAAGAGTGCTATAACCGCCATTGAGGTAACAAAAGGCACTAAGAAAGAAGTATCTACTACCCAAGGCTTTAGCCGTACTATAGACATCTACCTTACAAAGAGTGATACTGTAAAGAATATGGAGAGAGAAGAATGGGACTACCTTAAAGAGAGTTTTATGCTAAAGCTAAAAAACGCCTCTGCTAATATGTACCCCTATCGACTTTTTGAGAGGGGGTAA
- the tssD gene encoding type VI secretion system tube protein TssD gives MAFKAKLKVAGKEFNILKVSYALFQETDATGRPSSVARGGKIDIEIEGTESPEFFEWMVNSFERKDGSIVFLKRDSEATLKELKFTEGYLVKHRENFEASGQKPLTESFTISARKIEMGTGAFENEWV, from the coding sequence ATGGCTTTTAAGGCAAAATTAAAAGTAGCAGGCAAGGAGTTTAACATCCTTAAAGTGAGCTACGCGTTGTTCCAAGAGACAGACGCAACAGGAAGACCGTCAAGTGTTGCCCGAGGAGGTAAGATTGACATAGAGATTGAAGGCACTGAGTCGCCTGAGTTTTTTGAGTGGATGGTTAATTCGTTTGAGAGAAAAGACGGCAGTATCGTCTTCTTAAAACGAGATAGCGAGGCAACGCTTAAAGAACTCAAATTTACTGAGGGGTATTTGGTAAAGCACAGAGAGAACTTTGAGGCTTCAGGACAAAAACCTCTGACGGAATCCTTCACAATCTCTGCTCGTAAGATAGAGATGGGTACAGGTGCGTTTGAGAACGAATGGGTTTAG
- a CDS encoding GPW/gp25 family protein, translating into MMMKGTYYKTPIDFKALIEKRDLAKTTLETSIDQQLFLLATTAWGECKFDEGFGIGFWEADFDMLKSDANLKLLVKESLKEAIQRYEKRLFVQEVEVEVTNQNLSTLEKTRTKKKVIIYIKGFIRETNNPYEYRTHLFIAPLSY; encoded by the coding sequence ATGATGATGAAAGGCACTTACTACAAAACCCCCATAGACTTCAAGGCACTGATAGAGAAGCGCGACCTTGCTAAGACCACGTTAGAGACCTCCATTGACCAGCAACTCTTCCTACTGGCTACCACAGCTTGGGGAGAGTGTAAGTTTGATGAAGGCTTTGGCATAGGCTTTTGGGAAGCAGACTTTGATATGCTTAAAAGTGATGCCAACCTAAAACTCTTGGTAAAAGAGAGTTTAAAAGAAGCTATACAGCGATACGAAAAACGTCTATTCGTGCAAGAGGTTGAAGTAGAGGTAACCAATCAAAACCTGAGTACCTTAGAAAAGACCCGTACAAAGAAGAAAGTAATAATCTATATCAAAGGATTTATAAGAGAGACTAACAACCCTTATGAGTATAGAACACACTTGTTTATAGCACCTTTGTCTTATTAA
- the tssO gene encoding type VI secretion system TssO — MEIVNKEQRTKAYWFFVLFFVLTVTIVVVAMFANVHFPFEENKLLKEKNAKLEKDIAIQNHFAADLEKVKVAMDSIGVSNLKDDFFNEKLAFSILTDMYKPFLKSDTLTNKNMYNNTILICKQYIDAKKHIKKLTADRVLLDSLNDINQILQEEYDKMKVDLEVCKQLYQNQ, encoded by the coding sequence ATGGAAATAGTCAATAAAGAACAACGCACAAAAGCCTATTGGTTTTTCGTCCTCTTTTTTGTCCTCACAGTTACCATTGTGGTGGTAGCGATGTTTGCCAATGTGCACTTCCCTTTTGAGGAAAACAAATTGCTTAAGGAGAAGAACGCCAAGTTGGAAAAGGATATCGCCATACAAAACCATTTCGCTGCTGATTTAGAGAAGGTAAAAGTCGCGATGGACTCCATTGGGGTATCCAATCTTAAAGACGATTTTTTCAATGAGAAATTAGCTTTTTCTATTTTGACAGATATGTATAAGCCTTTCTTGAAGAGTGATACACTGACCAATAAGAATATGTACAACAACACCATTCTTATTTGTAAGCAGTATATTGATGCTAAAAAGCACATCAAAAAACTTACTGCTGATAGGGTTTTGTTGGATAGCCTAAACGACATCAATCAGATCCTACAAGAGGAATACGATAAGATGAAAGTAGACTTAGAGGTTTGTAAGCAACTATATCAAAATCAGTAA
- a CDS encoding DUF5458 family protein translates to MADNAAKQTQGAPLAQQGKPVSIEKSIEALARYGGFDLLESSIENIQNVNPERKARRNIFLSEANKAKERETLKKTLELWLNVLSDNETITDMVASCEDQKKASEELLTKNLAYAVDATKELEANYRTVALFYKNTEEDKVKNVTIVNATLDQLKDLDNTRFIDAVHAELTDNYDRLDLKNNYSILVIPGYLGSNAVLEKWAKIAHSNKVMLVTDFQHLDEPDDVMEMFDEANHTGGDVYRSNVLMTCNWLVGRGRFEEIEEADDLFVPPSAALAGKIYKTLMSQVTAGKKFGGINEVEGVKFDLKKSEIANLESLGLIPMVNEYGKVMAFSAKTLFNGDNIGLQTYSVVRVFDYVTKVLMDFLNRRAFENYSSVTRKEIMGQIVRFLDSITGPYKLIEKFEIKRFEQDAIQKDKIHLDIHMTPYFPAKNFLIKMDGQKGDDGNEWDVEYAQN, encoded by the coding sequence ATGGCAGATAATGCAGCTAAACAAACACAAGGTGCTCCCTTAGCGCAACAAGGGAAACCTGTTTCAATAGAAAAATCCATTGAGGCTTTAGCACGCTATGGCGGATTTGACCTTTTAGAGAGTTCTATTGAGAATATCCAAAATGTAAATCCTGAGCGCAAAGCGCGTAGAAATATCTTTTTATCAGAGGCTAACAAAGCCAAAGAGCGCGAGACCTTGAAAAAAACTTTAGAGTTATGGCTCAATGTACTTAGCGATAATGAAACAATCACTGATATGGTTGCCTCTTGTGAGGATCAGAAAAAAGCCTCTGAGGAATTACTCACAAAGAACTTGGCTTATGCTGTAGACGCCACCAAAGAATTAGAAGCTAACTATCGTACAGTAGCCCTATTCTATAAAAACACCGAAGAAGATAAGGTTAAGAATGTAACGATTGTCAATGCTACTCTTGACCAGTTAAAAGATTTAGACAACACCCGTTTTATTGATGCTGTCCACGCAGAACTTACTGATAATTACGATAGATTAGACCTTAAAAACAACTACTCTATCTTGGTTATACCAGGTTACTTAGGTTCTAATGCAGTACTTGAGAAATGGGCTAAAATAGCACATAGCAATAAGGTAATGCTCGTTACCGACTTCCAACACTTGGATGAACCAGATGATGTAATGGAAATGTTTGACGAGGCAAACCACACAGGAGGAGATGTATACCGCTCTAATGTACTGATGACTTGTAATTGGCTTGTAGGTCGTGGGCGTTTTGAAGAAATAGAAGAAGCAGATGATTTATTTGTACCCCCTTCAGCAGCTTTGGCTGGTAAGATTTACAAGACATTGATGTCTCAGGTAACAGCGGGTAAGAAATTTGGGGGTATCAATGAAGTAGAAGGGGTGAAGTTTGACCTTAAGAAGAGTGAGATCGCGAACTTAGAGAGTTTGGGACTTATCCCGATGGTCAATGAATACGGCAAGGTAATGGCATTTTCAGCCAAAACCTTATTCAATGGGGATAATATAGGTTTGCAGACCTACTCAGTGGTACGTGTGTTTGATTATGTAACCAAAGTACTAATGGATTTCTTGAACAGACGCGCTTTTGAGAACTATTCCTCAGTAACCCGTAAGGAGATTATGGGACAGATAGTTCGCTTTTTAGATAGCATCACAGGTCCTTATAAGCTGATTGAAAAGTTTGAAATCAAGCGATTTGAGCAAGATGCTATACAAAAAGACAAAATCCATTTGGATATTCATATGACCCCCTACTTCCCAGCAAAGAACTTCCTCATTAAGATGGATGGACAAAAGGGTGATGATGGCAACGAGTGGGATGTAGAATATGCACAGAATTAA
- the tssD gene encoding type VI secretion system tube protein TssD, protein MAFKAKLVVAGKERNILSVDYGMLQETDASGRPSSISRGGKIHITVESTGDTDLFEWMTNSFERKDGSIVFLKRDSEATLKELKFKEAYIVKYQEDFDATGNQPLKETFTLSAKEIELGTGKHVNEWV, encoded by the coding sequence ATGGCATTTAAAGCAAAATTAGTGGTTGCGGGTAAAGAGCGCAACATTCTTTCCGTAGACTACGGAATGTTACAGGAAACCGATGCGTCAGGCAGACCATCAAGTATCTCAAGAGGTGGAAAGATCCACATCACTGTGGAAAGTACAGGGGATACCGACCTCTTTGAGTGGATGACCAATTCTTTTGAAAGAAAGGATGGGAGTATCGTCTTCTTAAAACGAGACAGTGAGGCAACTTTAAAAGAGTTGAAGTTTAAAGAGGCTTATATTGTTAAGTACCAAGAAGATTTTGATGCTACAGGAAATCAACCTCTTAAAGAAACCTTTACGCTTTCAGCTAAAGAGATTGAGCTTGGCACAGGCAAACACGTCAACGAGTGGGTGTAG
- a CDS encoding HET-C-related protein codes for MSRTRIVKGKTTEIIGGDYSIYSLNGDIVEKSQKLIIEDSPEIIYGKYEKYTTTFSKLKRSNYKLESSFALEQLFYFAGKDSMIMFYFLMVDIFGRDIPIEAYEQLYKDASDKKSSINPQIIVVEKLPGSFMAAYYMGENEDFKNKILVSEYFIDFALKNNEKSQMLMLALVEEFGHHLDYLLRYKYSSIGGDAIGDEGAKYTSTANKTYNKFFIDPFEKKEQPYARLTIKGKIKQLVWDFSDIHLALKEYVDNRIELDDNDYADYEFFSAGKGNSIHGFGHRYIENKAFESIKWEEENEETLVKDQIYLGNWLRDYSQFVDPMVIRPMANILASDISQFDYKKISEKLKNLFDENKLRKGNNNCGCDIKVKKSIPTDFEFSLFPPNFSITKWDEIKLNPVKFSRATITNLVGYLALKEFGEIKIKEDEKGNKKPSNYFKYIEKFRSRFIYITPEILGVYRPEEHIDNPYALIRKSGEKNVNNKLDCDFVKDPIDAQWDKNKTHGTRKYIRTDNEKDEDIFPFPTSFKCFKDFINKSDPNSVIGRINFGAALHILEDYYAHSNFCELAVMKVYDPKVYPWDNPSMTSLKKTKNSKLKKGEKINYSNYYIQTGSFNRLDTIASILPKLNEHFFSVTIKDEKEIEKGERTWKDAFIYEILKDISSAQDTDASESNPNYKGKKNDSYTKIYDKYLCIRDAYVEKRDFGFFGKHSYKDILEIFGIFNFLEDYIRIAKNALTHFLILSATSLIDDYQTFLYSELLKIEDEEHPFWKLNEYGPSHTQLAKDSGLQPLHGLAIECATEAVTKVLKIFLDKKKTLEDKKTEIINIVGEYMQHPIYTDSMDDIVLKWCEKNEFKLSLTHEPSILLWGIKTSIDEIESFSNKIIETKGIKNVNISKINDIVNNIKFLKNMELNADEYFSIKNNADGIIFLRNKLKVLWKKNNMDSNLLNTKVHHNH; via the coding sequence ATGAGCAGAACAAGAATTGTAAAAGGCAAAACAACTGAAATCATTGGAGGAGATTATAGTATATATTCATTAAATGGAGATATAGTAGAAAAATCTCAAAAATTGATCATTGAAGATAGTCCAGAGATAATTTATGGGAAGTACGAAAAGTATACTACTACTTTTTCTAAATTAAAGAGAAGTAATTATAAGTTAGAAAGTTCTTTTGCTTTAGAACAACTTTTTTATTTTGCGGGAAAAGATAGTATGATAATGTTTTATTTTTTAATGGTTGATATTTTTGGAAGAGATATACCAATAGAGGCATATGAACAATTGTATAAGGATGCAAGTGATAAAAAGAGTAGTATAAATCCACAAATTATTGTGGTTGAAAAATTACCAGGCTCTTTTATGGCAGCATACTATATGGGAGAAAATGAAGATTTTAAAAACAAAATTCTTGTCTCAGAGTATTTTATAGATTTTGCCCTAAAAAACAATGAGAAAAGTCAAATGTTAATGCTTGCTCTTGTTGAAGAGTTTGGGCACCATCTTGATTATCTATTGCGTTATAAATACTCTTCTATAGGTGGAGATGCTATAGGTGATGAAGGAGCCAAATATACTTCCACTGCTAATAAGACATATAATAAGTTTTTTATTGATCCTTTTGAAAAAAAAGAACAACCTTATGCAAGACTGACAATAAAAGGAAAGATAAAACAACTTGTTTGGGATTTTTCTGATATTCATTTAGCTTTGAAAGAATATGTTGATAATCGTATAGAACTTGATGATAATGATTATGCTGATTATGAGTTTTTTTCAGCAGGAAAAGGAAATTCTATACATGGATTTGGACATAGATATATCGAAAACAAAGCATTTGAATCTATTAAATGGGAAGAGGAGAATGAGGAAACCTTAGTTAAAGATCAAATCTATTTAGGGAATTGGTTACGAGATTATTCCCAATTTGTAGATCCTATGGTTATTAGACCAATGGCAAACATTTTAGCTTCTGATATTTCACAATTTGATTACAAAAAAATTTCAGAAAAACTTAAAAATCTATTTGATGAAAATAAACTTAGAAAAGGAAATAACAATTGTGGATGTGATATAAAGGTAAAAAAGAGTATACCAACTGACTTCGAATTTTCTTTGTTTCCCCCTAATTTTTCTATAACAAAATGGGATGAAATAAAATTAAATCCAGTCAAGTTCAGTAGAGCTACTATAACAAACTTAGTAGGTTATCTAGCTCTGAAAGAATTTGGGGAAATAAAAATTAAAGAAGATGAAAAAGGGAATAAAAAACCCTCTAATTATTTTAAATATATAGAAAAATTTAGAAGTCGTTTCATTTATATAACTCCTGAAATTTTAGGAGTTTATCGACCTGAAGAACATATAGATAATCCTTATGCTTTAATAAGAAAATCAGGAGAAAAGAATGTTAATAATAAGTTAGATTGTGATTTTGTTAAAGACCCTATTGATGCTCAATGGGATAAAAATAAAACTCATGGAACAAGAAAATATATCCGTACTGATAATGAAAAAGATGAAGATATCTTTCCATTTCCAACATCTTTTAAATGTTTCAAAGATTTTATTAATAAATCTGATCCTAACAGCGTTATAGGAAGAATTAATTTTGGTGCTGCATTACATATCTTAGAAGATTATTACGCACATAGTAATTTCTGTGAATTAGCTGTTATGAAGGTATATGATCCTAAAGTTTATCCTTGGGATAATCCTAGTATGACTTCTTTAAAAAAAACAAAAAATTCCAAATTAAAGAAAGGAGAAAAAATTAATTATTCTAACTACTATATACAAACAGGTAGTTTTAATAGATTAGATACTATAGCAAGCATTTTACCTAAATTAAATGAGCATTTTTTCTCAGTTACTATTAAAGATGAAAAAGAGATAGAGAAAGGAGAAAGAACTTGGAAAGATGCTTTCATCTATGAAATACTAAAAGATATATCTTCTGCACAAGATACTGACGCATCAGAAAGTAATCCTAACTATAAAGGGAAAAAGAATGATTCATATACAAAAATATATGATAAATATTTGTGTATTAGAGATGCTTATGTTGAAAAACGTGATTTTGGTTTTTTTGGAAAACATTCTTATAAAGATATTTTGGAAATCTTTGGTATTTTTAACTTTTTAGAAGATTATATCCGAATAGCTAAAAATGCTCTAACTCATTTTTTAATTCTTTCAGCAACTAGTTTAATTGATGACTATCAGACTTTTTTATATTCAGAATTACTAAAAATAGAAGATGAAGAACATCCATTTTGGAAATTAAATGAATATGGACCTTCTCATACACAATTAGCAAAAGATAGTGGACTACAGCCTCTGCATGGATTAGCTATTGAATGTGCAACAGAAGCTGTTACAAAAGTTTTAAAAATTTTTCTTGATAAGAAAAAAACACTTGAAGATAAGAAAACAGAAATAATTAATATAGTAGGAGAGTATATGCAACATCCAATATATACAGATTCAATGGATGATATTGTATTAAAATGGTGTGAAAAGAATGAGTTTAAATTATCATTAACACATGAGCCTAGTATTCTTTTATGGGGAATTAAAACTTCTATAGATGAAATAGAATCTTTCTCAAATAAAATAATAGAGACAAAAGGTATAAAGAATGTGAATATCAGTAAGATAAATGACATTGTAAATAATATAAAATTTTTGAAAAATATGGAACTAAATGCTGATGAGTATTTTTCTATAAAAAATAATGCAGATGGAATAATTTTCTTAAGAAACAAACTTAAAGTATTATGGAAAAAAAATAATATGGATTCTAATCTATTAAATACAAAAGTCCATCATAATCATTAA
- the tssD gene encoding type VI secretion system tube protein TssD codes for MSFLAKLELDDKTYNVLECEYDFTQNIDETGKPKGMPYGGEISIRVESTGTPELLNWMLDHNQTKDGKIIFYRRDAMSKLQEVLFKKAFCIKYKEHFDAQGTEPLQIEIRLIAQGFDVGGVAHNKMWRG; via the coding sequence ATGTCGTTTCTTGCAAAATTAGAATTAGATGATAAGACTTACAATGTTTTGGAGTGTGAATACGATTTCACTCAAAATATTGATGAAACAGGTAAACCCAAGGGAATGCCTTATGGTGGTGAAATATCCATTAGAGTAGAGAGTACAGGAACACCTGAACTGCTCAATTGGATGTTAGACCACAACCAAACTAAAGATGGTAAAATTATTTTTTACCGTAGAGATGCTATGAGTAAGCTCCAAGAAGTGCTTTTCAAAAAAGCTTTTTGTATTAAATACAAAGAACATTTTGATGCGCAAGGTACTGAGCCTTTGCAGATAGAAATACGACTCATCGCACAAGGATTTGATGTAGGTGGGGTAGCTCACAATAAGATGTGGAGAGGATAA
- a CDS encoding type VI secretion system Vgr family protein, with product MELKDFKLKSFTEFLNDKTNPVVYCLLSSNGKDFLAKESYKVELHQYNCQHDTFTIETPEDSFDKFHEYIMEHSRDLLGDPLTIKFYQYGKVVQHFSGIITKIHCKRKTGGGYGTLYISGNAPSILLDSGKECQSYENKTLQEIVAAATQEYDESAKVDTSAGVNTTRTLPYTVQYQESDYDFICRLAKYYGEYFYYDGSKLIFGNKLQETIELGENLNLIDEEFFLEVKPQDFQYINYNIHQGTSENNDSRDAANEYKNNPIQTDAKNASKKIYKKIPQKYHSATSLEQSSIDLEDVVRLEKDKRELLLKVKGQSRDPRLRMNTFACLTDINARAMETYRVVKISHYHSGMEYYNSFEGIPMMRTPADFDENAFPRSEQQPAIVKDNNDPLGIGRVRVQFLWQAKRNEMTPWIRVVQPYTGGGKGFYFIPEIGEEVMIDFEGGNAERPFVLGAHYNGEAKSGYHNADNRVKAIHTKSGHKLIFTEDESILLTDKNGNVIKLDTQGKNIEISAPETINITAKNINLKASDSIDLDASVNITETAGKAKRSDICGDMFVYVNGALTEVIEGDLHSETKKGKTMLNSGEGIETISEKNIKRNAKEQIKTNSGEKSKL from the coding sequence ATGGAGTTAAAAGATTTCAAATTAAAAAGTTTTACAGAGTTTCTTAATGATAAGACCAATCCTGTGGTTTATTGTCTGCTCAGTTCCAATGGCAAAGATTTCTTAGCCAAAGAAAGCTATAAAGTAGAGCTACACCAATACAATTGCCAGCACGATACCTTTACCATTGAAACCCCAGAGGACTCGTTTGATAAGTTCCACGAATACATTATGGAGCACTCTCGCGATCTGCTTGGCGATCCTCTTACCATTAAGTTTTATCAGTATGGCAAGGTAGTACAACACTTCTCGGGAATTATCACTAAGATTCATTGTAAACGAAAGACAGGAGGCGGCTATGGCACGCTCTATATCTCAGGCAATGCACCAAGCATTCTCTTAGATAGCGGTAAGGAATGTCAATCTTATGAGAATAAAACACTACAAGAAATCGTTGCAGCGGCTACCCAGGAGTATGATGAGTCCGCAAAAGTGGATACCTCAGCAGGGGTGAATACCACAAGGACGCTTCCTTATACGGTACAATACCAAGAGTCTGACTACGACTTTATTTGTCGTTTGGCTAAGTATTACGGAGAATACTTTTATTATGATGGCAGTAAACTTATTTTTGGCAATAAACTCCAAGAGACCATTGAATTAGGTGAGAACCTGAACCTGATTGATGAAGAGTTCTTCTTAGAGGTAAAACCACAGGATTTTCAGTATATAAACTATAATATACATCAAGGAACATCTGAAAATAATGACTCACGAGATGCTGCTAATGAGTATAAGAATAACCCTATACAAACTGATGCAAAGAATGCTTCTAAAAAAATCTATAAAAAGATCCCTCAAAAATATCACTCGGCTACTTCATTAGAGCAATCAAGTATAGATTTAGAGGATGTAGTACGCTTAGAGAAAGACAAACGCGAATTGTTGCTCAAAGTAAAAGGACAAAGCCGTGACCCGCGTCTCAGGATGAATACCTTTGCGTGTCTTACTGATATTAATGCACGTGCAATGGAGACTTATAGGGTGGTAAAAATATCACATTATCACAGTGGTATGGAGTATTACAATTCCTTTGAGGGTATCCCGATGATGCGTACGCCTGCTGATTTTGATGAGAATGCTTTTCCTCGCAGTGAGCAGCAACCAGCAATTGTAAAAGACAACAACGATCCTTTAGGAATAGGACGTGTACGCGTGCAATTCTTATGGCAGGCAAAACGCAATGAAATGACCCCTTGGATACGTGTAGTGCAACCTTATACAGGAGGTGGTAAAGGTTTTTATTTTATCCCTGAAATAGGTGAAGAGGTAATGATAGATTTTGAAGGAGGCAATGCCGAACGTCCGTTTGTGCTTGGAGCGCATTATAATGGTGAGGCAAAGAGTGGGTATCACAATGCTGATAACCGTGTAAAGGCAATTCACACCAAAAGTGGACATAAGCTCATCTTTACTGAAGATGAGAGTATCCTGCTTACTGACAAGAATGGCAATGTGATTAAGTTAGATACTCAAGGAAAAAACATTGAGATTTCTGCTCCTGAGACAATTAATATCACTGCTAAGAACATCAACTTAAAAGCAAGTGATAGCATTGATTTAGATGCCAGTGTAAATATCACCGAAACGGCTGGAAAGGCTAAGAGAAGTGATATTTGTGGGGATATGTTTGTATATGTGAATGGTGCTTTAACTGAGGTGATTGAGGGTGATTTGCATAGTGAAACAAAAAAAGGGAAAACTATGCTAAATAGTGGAGAAGGAATTGAAACTATTTCTGAGAAAAACATAAAAAGAAATGCAAAAGAACAGATAAAGACCAATAGCGGAGAAAAGTCAAAACTATAA